The following are from one region of the Arachis duranensis cultivar V14167 chromosome 10, aradu.V14167.gnm2.J7QH, whole genome shotgun sequence genome:
- the LOC110276898 gene encoding LOW QUALITY PROTEIN: uncharacterized protein LOC110276898 (The sequence of the model RefSeq protein was modified relative to this genomic sequence to represent the inferred CDS: substituted 1 base at 1 genomic stop codon), producing the protein MAAMANLANTMEANAAVTLQAVQRLGQPIGNGNGNGNGEGNTNDNAEGNGDNTGGVPMTLATFLKVHPPTFRGSTDPIEADHWFQAIERALQAQHVPLNQYVEFAAYQLAGEAQPWWQAECRLLQLQNADIPWEVFQMAFYKKYFPESAREAKEMELMQLKQGSMSVAEYTNKFEELCRFSRVCQGDPETFESWRCIKYQRGLKDNIMTAVAPMEIRVFSDLVNKARVVEEYAKTVAASKDTHGGSSSRGRGKYFHPRGQSFKRGGYTPQGQGSFRKNNQNQFQYAKGRGNQSKSYPDLACDRCGRFHPYDSCKIGLGGCFKCGLPGHIARDCPRGRNQNAGQSQHQGRVFAVNAKDASKADPLMKGICLIGDKSSVALYDTGASHSFISFAKVEELGLKVSELPFDLHVHTPHQTIMTRSSCRQVGFKLEGRDFVHDLICLPMVGLEMILGFDWLSKNRILLDCFERTIRFMPEGENGAVVATGYYLNSVMVHYSGEECQGYILLAVNALGDAQNLDQIPVVRDFPEVFPEDIPEFPPQREIEFTIELVPGAGPVSIAPYRMAPIELAELKTQLEELLNKRFIRPSVSPWGAPVLLVKKKDGGMRLCVDYRQLNKVTVKNKYPLPRIDDLMDQLQGAGVFSKIDLRSGYHQIRVKEDDIPKTAFRTQIRVFSDLVNKARVVEEYAKTVAASKDTHGGSSSRGRGKYFHPRGQRFKRGGYTPQGQGGFRKNNQNQFQYAKGRGNQSKSYPDLACDRCGRFHPYDSCKIGLGGCFKCGLPGHIARDCPRGRNQNAGQSQHQGRVFAVNAKDASKADPLMKGICLIGDKSSVALYDTGASHSFISFAKVEELGLKVSELPFDLHVHTPHQTIMTRSSCRQVGFKLEGRDFVHDLICLSMVGLEMILGFDWLSKNRILLDCFEQTIRFMPEGENGAVVATGYYLNSVMVHYSGEECQGYILLAANALGDAQNLDQIPMVRDFPEVFPEDIPEFPPQREIEFAIELVPGAGPVSIAPYRMAPIELAELKTQLEELLNKRFIRPSVSPWGAPVLLVKKKDGGMRLCVDYRQLNKVTVKNKYPLPRIDDLMDQLQGAGVFSKIDXRSGYHQIRVKEDDIPKTAFRTRYGHYEFAVMSFGLTNAPAVFMDYMNRVFSPFLDKFVVVFIDDILVYSKTVKEHEEHLRIVLRILKEQKFYAKLSKCKFWKEEVKFLGHVVSKGGIAVDPSKVEAVMEWERPTTVTEVRSFLGLAGYYRRFIEGFSRIALPMTKLTRKEVSFEWTSECEESFQTLKQRLTSAPVLILPEPREPFEVYCDASLKGLGCVLMQHRNVVAYASRQLRPHEVNYPTHDLELAAIVFALKIWRHHLYGVRFSVFSDHKSLKYMFDQKELNMRQRRWMELLKDYDFELSYHPGKANVVADALSQKSLTIVWMRIKEEELVDKFVDLKLDISEVAGRACLNQLQISSTFKSEIQRAQQDEQKFQQLFQPVGNKRREEFTKDDEGLWRYKGRICIPDVGSLRRDLLLEAHNSGFSIHPGSTKMYYDLKKMFWWPGMKGDVATVVSKCLTCQKVKIEHQKPSGMLQPLEIPQWKWEGIAMDFVTGLPRTRSGFDAIWVIVDRLTKSAHFLPIRLNCSMEELARLYIKEIVRLHGVPSSIVSDRDPRFTSRFWGTLQRAFGTKLCLSTAYHPQTDGQSERTIQTLEDMLRACVLDQPGSWDRYMPLVEFAYNNSFHASIGIAPYEALYGRKCQSPLCWYEIGEVSVLGPDLIAETTENIKKIRARILTAQSRQKSYADQRRKPLEFEVGEHVFLRVTPTTGIGRAIKTKKLNPRYIGPFEVLKRFSLVAYQVALPPHLSNLHDVFHVSQLHKYTSDVSHVLEPESKNVFYVKNREKLRTGS; encoded by the exons ATGGCGGCGATGGCGAATCTCGCTAACACCATGGAAGCTAATGCTGCTGTGACTCTGCAAGCAGTGCAGAGATTGGGCCAACCGATTGGGAATGGCAACGGAAATGGGAATGGCGAAGGGAATACCAATGATAATGCTGAGGGTAATGGCGATAACACAGGAGGAGTTCCGATGACCTTGGCGACGTTCCTCAAGGTTCATCCGCCAACTTTTCGAGGATCCACAGATCCTATTGAAGCGGACCACTGGTTCCAGGCTATAGAGCGTGCTTTACAGGCGCAACATGTTCCTCTCAATCAATATGTAGAGTTTGCCGCTTATCAGCTAGCGGGAGAGGCCCAGCCCTGGTGGCAAGCTGAGTGTCGTTTGCTACAGCTTCAGAACGCCGACATTCCATGGGAGGTGTTCCAAATGGCTTTCTATAAGAAATACTTTCCTGAGTCTGCAAGGGAAGCAAAGGAGATGGAGCTAatgcagctgaagcaaggttCCATGTCTGTGGCAGAGTACACCAACAAGTTCGAAGAGCTTTGTAGGTTTTCTCGGGTATGTCAGGGTGACCCGGAGACTTTCGAGAGCTGGAGGTGCATTAAGTACCAAAGGGGCTTGAAGGACAACATTATGACTGCTGTGGCTCCTATGGAGATCCGTGTCTTCTCCGACTTGGTGAACAAAGCAAGGGTAGTGGAGGAGTATGCCAAGACAGTGGCGGCATCTAAGGACACTCATGGAGGGAGCTCTAGTCGTGGGCGTGGCAAGTATTTTCATCCTAGAGGACAAAGCTTCAAAAGAGGGGGATATACTCCTCAAGGCCAAGGGAGCTTCAGAAAGAACAATCAGAATCAGTTTCAGTATGCTAAAGGAAGAGGAAATCAGAGTAAGAGTTATCCGGATTTAGCTTGTGATCGTTGTGGACGTTTTCACCCTTATGACTCATGTAAGATTGGTTTAGGTGGTTGCTTCAAGTGTGGGTTACCTGGCCACATTGCGAGGGATTGCCCTCGTGGGAGGAATCAGAATGCGGGCCAGAGTCAGCATCAAGGTCGAGTCTTTGCTGTGAATGCCAAGGATGCTTCCAAGGCGGATCCTTTGATGAAAGGTATATGTCTAATTGGTGATAAATCCTCAGTTGCATTATATGATACTGGAGCTTCGCATTCGTTTATTTCATTTGCTAAAGTTGAGGAATTAGGCTTGAAAGTATCAGAGTTACCTTTTGATCTACATGTACATACTCCGCATCAAACAATTATGACTAGGTCAAGCTGTAGACAAGTAGGTTTCAAGCTTGAGGGTAGAGACTTTGTACACGATTTGATCTGTTTACCAATGGTGGGGCTGGAGATGATTTTAGGGTTTGATTGGTTGTCGAAGAACCGAATTTTGTTGGATTGCTTTGAACGGACAATTCGATTTATGCCGGAAGGAGAAAATGGAGCAGTGGTAGCTACAGGGTATTACCTGAACTCTGTAATGGTGCATTATAGTGGGGAGGAGTGTCAGGGTTATATTCTGTTGGCTGTCAATGCGTTGGGCGATGCCCAGAACTTAGATCAAATTCCGGTGGTTAGAGATTTTCCAGAAGTGTTCCCGGAAGATATCCCCGAGTTCCCACCTCAAAGGGAAATTGAGTTTACGATTGAATTAGTGCCGGGAGCCGGACCAGTATCGATTGCACCGTATAGAATGGCTCCTATAGAGCTGGCAGAGCTAAAGACTCAGTTGGAAGAGCTTCTGAATAAGAGGTTCATTCGACCGAGTGTATCACCGTGGGGAGCGCCAGTtttattggtgaagaagaaagatggaggGATGCGTTTGTGTGTGGATTACCGACAGTTAAATAAAGTGACAGTAAAGAACAAGTACCCGCTGCCAAGGATAGATGACTTGATGGATCAATTGCAAGGAGCTGGAGTGTTTTCCAAGATTGATTTGAGATCCGGTTACCACCAGATAAGAGTGAAGGAAGATGATATCCCTAAGACTGCCTTTAGAACTC agATCCGTGTCTTCTCCGACTTGGTGAACAAAGCAAGGGTAGTGGAGGAGTATGCCAAGACAGTGGCGGCATCTAAGGACACTCATGGAGGGAGCTCTAGTCGTGGGCGTGGCAAGTATTTTCATCCTAGAGGACAAAGATTCAAAAGAGGGGGATATACTCCTCAAGGCCAAGGAGGCTTCAGAAAGAACAATCAGAATCAGTTTCAGTATGCTAAAGGAAGAGGAAATCAGAGTAAGAGTTATCCGGATTTAGCTTGTGATCGTTGTGGACGTTTTCACCCTTATGACTCATGTAAGATTGGTTTAGGTGGTTGCTTCAAGTGTGGGTTACCTGGCCACATTGCGAGGGATTGCCCTCGTGGGAGGAATCAGAATGCGGGCCAGAGTCAGCATCAAGGTCGAGTCTTTGCTGTGAATGCCAAGGATGCTTCCAAGGCGGATCCTTTGATGAAAGGTATATGTCTAATTGGTGATAAATCCTCAGTTGCATTATATGATACTGGAGCTTCGCATTCGTTTATTTCATTTGCTAAAGTCGAGGAATTAGGCTTGAAAGTATCAGAGTTACCTTTTGATCTACATGTACATACTCCGCATCAAACAATTATGACTAGGTCAAGCTGTAGACAAGTAGGTTTCAAGCTTGAGGGTAGAGACTTTGTACACGATTTGATCTGTTTATCAATGGTGGGGCTGGAGATGATTTTAGGGTTTGATTGGTTGTCGAAGAACCGAATTTTGTTGGATTGCTTTGAACAGACAATTCGGTTTATGCCGGAAGGAGAAAATGGAGCAGTGGTAGCTACAGGGTATTACCTGAACTCTGTAATGGTGCATTATAGTGGGGAGGAGTGTCAGGGTTATATTCTGTTGGCTGCCAATGCGTTGGGTGATGCCCAGAACTTAGATCAAATTCCGATGGTTAGAGATTTTCCAGAAGTGTTCCCGGAAGATATCCCTGAGTTCCCACCTCAAAGGGAAATTGAGTTTGCGATTGAATTGGTGCCGGGAGCCGGACCAGTATCGATTGCACCGTATAGAATGGCTCCTATAGAGCTGGCAGAGCTAAAGACTCAGTTGGAAGAGCTTCTGAATAAGAGGTTCATTCGACCGAGTGTATCACCGTGGGGAGCGCCAGTTTTATTGGTGAAGAAAAAAGATGGAGGGATGCGTTTATGTGTGGATTACCGACAGTTAAATAAAGTGACAGTGAAGAACAAGTACCCGCTGCCAAGGATAGATGACTTGATGGATCAATTGCAAGGAGCTGGAGTGTTTTCCAAGATTGATTAGAGATCCGGTTACCACCAGATAAGAGTGAAGGAAGATGATATCCCTAAGACTGCGTTTAGGACACGCTATGGACATTACGAGTTTGCggtaatgtcttttgggttaaCGAATGCACCTGCTgttttcatggattacatgaacagaGTGTTTAGTCCCTTTTTAGACAAATTCGTGGTGGTTTTCATAGATGACATCTTAGTTTACTCTAAGACGGTAAAGGAGCATGAGGAACACTTGAGGATTGTACTGCGAATCTTAAAGGAGCAGAAGTTCTATGCTAAGTTGTCAAAGTGCAAGTTCTGGAAGGAGGAAGTAAAGTTCTTAGGCCATGTGGTGAGTAAGGGAGGAATAGCTGTAGATCCTTCTAAAGTAGAAGCGGTGATGGAATGGGAAAGACCGACGACTGTGACGGAagtcagaagctttttgggttTAGCCGGATATTACCGGAGATTTATCGAAGGATTTTCCCGGATTGCGCTACCAATGACAAAGTTGACAAGGAAAGAAGTGTCGTTCGAGTGGACGTCGGAGTGTGAAGAAAGTTTTCAAACGTTAAAGCAGAGATTAACTTCAGCACCTGTTCTAATCCTACCGGAACCGCGTGAACCGTTTGAGGTATATTGTGATGCTTCTTTGAAGGGTTTGGGTTGCGTGTTGATGCAACACCGGAATGTGGTGGCTTACGCATCGCGTCAGCTAAGACCGCATGAGGTGAATTACCCCACTCATGACTTGGAATTAGCGGCGATTGTGTTTGCATTGAAGATTTGGAGACACCACTTATACGGAGTAAGGTTTAGCGTCTTTTCTGATCATAAGAGTCTCAAGTACAtgtttgatcagaaagagctaaATATGCGccagagaaggtggatggaattgctTAAAGATTATGATTTCGAGTTGAGTTATCACCCTGGAAAGGCGAATGTGGTAGCAGACGCTTTGAGTCAGAAATCTTTAACAATTGTTTGGATGagaatcaaagaagaagaactagtGGATAAGTTTGTAGATCTTAAGCTGGATATTAGTGAAGTTGCCGGAAGAGCTTGTTTGAATCAGTTACAGATTTCAAGCACGTTTAAATCAGAAATACAAAGGGCTCAGCAAGATGAGCAGAAGTTTCAGCAATTGTTTCAACCAGTTGGTAATAAGAGACGCGAAGAATTCACTAAGGATGATGAAGGGTTATGGAGATACAAGGGAAGGATTTGCATACCAGATGTTGGGAGTTTGAGGCGAGACTTGCTGTTGGAGGCTCACAACAGTGGGTTTTCTATTCATCCCGGGAGCACGAAGATGTATTATGACTTGAAgaagatgttctggtggccgggGATGAAGGGTGATGTAGCTACAGTGGTATCCAAATGTTTGACCTGCCAGAAAGTGAAGATAGAGCATCAAAAACCGTCAGGAATGCTACAACCACTTGAGATTCCTCAGTGGAAGTGGGAAGGAATTGCTATGGATTTTGTTACCGGTTTACCGAGGACTAGGTCGGGGTTTGATGCGATTTGGGTGATCGTAGATCGCTTAACCAAATCCGCTCATTTTCTGCCTATCCGACTAAACTGTTCTATGGAGGAGTTGGCAAGATTATACATCAAGGAGATAGTGAGGTTGCACGGTGTGCCGTCAAGCATAGTATCGGACCGTGATCCCCGATTCACATCAAGGTTTTGGGGAACTCTCCAAAGAGCTTTCGGTACAAAGCTATGTCTTAGTACGGCGTATCATCCACAAACAGATGGACAATCGGAAAGGACTATTCAAACGTTGGAAGATATGCTGAGAGCATGTGTGTTGGATCAACCCGGGAGTTGGGATCGTTACATGCCATTGGTGGAGTTCGCATATAACAACAGTTTTCATGCAAGCATTGGGATAGCTCCGTATGAGGCTTTGTATGGACGAAAGTGTCAGTCTCCACTTTGTTGGTATGAAATTGGAGAAGTAAGTGTTTTGGGTCCAGATTTGATAGCAGAGACTACTGAGAACATTAAGAAGATTCGTGCAAGGATTTTAACTGCCCAAAGTCGACAGAAGAGTTATGCGGATCAGAGAAGGAAACCCTTAGAGTTTGAAGTGGGAGAACATGTATTCCTTAGGGTTACACCGACAACTGGGATTGGAAGAGCAATCAAGACCAAGAAGTTGAACCCAAGATATATAGGACCGTTTGAGGTTTTGAAGAGATTCAGTCTAGTGGCGTATCAAGTAGCTTTGCCACCTCATCTGTCTAACTTGCATGACGTATTCCACGTGTCACAACTCCATAAGTACACGTCAGATGTGTCTCATGTGTTAGAGCCTGAGtcaaaaaatgtattttatgTGAAAAACCGGGAAAAACTACGAACCGGCAGTTGA